Proteins from a genomic interval of Candidatus Lernaella stagnicola:
- a CDS encoding FtsQ-type POTRA domain-containing protein, producing the protein MAKVKRRKRKPNTVVQRATKAGRNAAALGGGWLRIYLPQSWRLWPLLVVALLVGIVWSQFRHSDTFRLTEIRISSCKQVADAELRRYLHMRVGQNVFSIDLEQEAERVVSHPWVRGAVVTRELPNRVVIDVVERRPVALLKVNHLYLVDDTGRVFKRLENGDPSDLPIVTGFSAEAFHAGGATAARQARRIRDAVKLIATAQESGALGADDISEVRYDLVSGFSLITNDVGLTIRFGFGDYETKLQAFRAVAQRLKASLAKARVVDLAVPGRVVVRGLPEESGA; encoded by the coding sequence TTGGCGAAGGTCAAGCGCCGGAAACGTAAACCGAACACCGTCGTGCAACGCGCGACGAAAGCGGGGCGGAACGCCGCGGCCCTCGGCGGCGGTTGGCTGCGGATCTATCTACCACAGTCTTGGCGGCTGTGGCCCCTGCTCGTCGTGGCGCTACTGGTGGGCATCGTGTGGTCGCAATTCCGCCACTCCGACACGTTCCGCTTGACCGAGATCCGCATTTCGAGTTGCAAGCAGGTGGCCGATGCCGAACTGCGTAGGTACCTGCACATGCGGGTCGGGCAAAACGTGTTTTCCATCGACTTGGAGCAAGAAGCCGAGCGCGTGGTCTCGCACCCTTGGGTACGGGGCGCGGTGGTTACTCGCGAGCTGCCCAACCGCGTCGTCATTGACGTTGTTGAACGCCGGCCCGTAGCGCTGCTGAAAGTGAACCATCTGTATCTCGTGGACGATACCGGCCGGGTGTTCAAACGCCTGGAAAACGGCGATCCCAGCGATCTGCCGATCGTGACGGGTTTCTCGGCCGAGGCCTTCCACGCCGGTGGAGCGACGGCTGCGCGGCAGGCTCGACGTATCCGCGACGCCGTGAAATTGATCGCCACAGCGCAGGAATCAGGCGCGTTGGGGGCGGACGACATCAGCGAGGTTCGTTACGACCTCGTATCCGGGTTTTCACTGATTACCAACGACGTTGGGCTCACGATTCGTTTCGGTTTCGGCGACTACGAGACGAAATTGCAGGCGTTTCGCGCCGTGGCCCAACGTTTGAAAGCGAGCCTCGCCAAGGCCCGCGTAGTGGATTTGGCCGTGCCGGGCCGTGTCGTGGTGCGCGGCCTGCCGGAGGAGTCCGGAGCATGA
- the ftsZ gene encoding cell division protein FtsZ, producing MGLKFDVIEQDHAARIKVVGVGGCGNNALNTMIDDGVQGVEFIAVNTDKQALANNLAPLRIQLGAGLGAGGNPEAGRREAENSTERIRDALEDANMVFITAGMGGGTGTGAAPIVAEVARELGALVVAVVTKPFNYEGRRRMRVAEEGIEALRSQVDTIIVIPNQKLLAVAGSDTTLMEAFKKANDVLLKGVRSIADLVVQEGHVNLDFADVKSVMKATEITGELALMGTGVATGDKRAVDAAAEAISCPLMENVSIDGARGVLINITGGIDLRLSEVNEAAELIMKSCSEDAAIFWGQVIDPAMQEEVRVTVIATGFDEAREQMLTRTRPSPLNQHKPHFGEERTARPTSLSRPERPVEAEMQEEEEQQVAAGGDRGTRVHTSSTHKMWTQRRPGLSGDVDAYDMEPAILRNRRRPD from the coding sequence ATGGGCTTGAAATTTGATGTGATCGAGCAGGATCACGCGGCGAGAATCAAGGTGGTTGGCGTCGGCGGATGCGGCAATAACGCCTTGAACACTATGATCGACGATGGCGTGCAGGGCGTGGAGTTCATCGCGGTCAACACCGACAAGCAGGCGCTGGCGAACAACCTGGCACCCCTGCGCATTCAACTGGGCGCCGGATTGGGCGCGGGCGGCAACCCGGAAGCCGGTCGACGCGAGGCCGAGAATTCCACCGAGCGGATTCGTGACGCTTTGGAAGACGCCAACATGGTGTTCATCACCGCCGGCATGGGTGGCGGTACGGGCACCGGCGCGGCGCCGATCGTGGCTGAGGTCGCCCGGGAACTGGGTGCCCTGGTTGTGGCCGTGGTCACCAAGCCCTTTAACTATGAGGGACGTCGCCGCATGCGGGTGGCCGAAGAGGGCATCGAAGCATTGCGCTCGCAGGTGGACACGATCATCGTCATCCCCAACCAGAAACTGCTCGCCGTCGCCGGCAGCGACACGACGCTCATGGAAGCCTTCAAAAAGGCCAACGACGTGTTGCTCAAGGGCGTACGTTCGATCGCCGACCTGGTGGTGCAGGAAGGGCACGTCAACCTCGACTTCGCAGACGTGAAATCGGTGATGAAAGCCACCGAGATCACCGGCGAATTGGCGCTGATGGGCACCGGCGTGGCCACCGGCGATAAGCGCGCGGTCGACGCGGCAGCCGAGGCGATCAGTTGCCCGCTGATGGAAAATGTCAGCATCGACGGTGCCCGCGGAGTTCTGATCAACATCACCGGCGGCATCGATTTGCGCCTGTCGGAGGTCAACGAAGCGGCCGAGTTGATCATGAAGTCGTGCAGCGAAGACGCGGCGATTTTCTGGGGCCAGGTGATCGATCCGGCCATGCAGGAGGAAGTCCGCGTGACGGTCATCGCCACCGGCTTCGACGAGGCTCGCGAGCAAATGTTGACCCGCACCCGGCCTTCGCCCCTGAATCAGCACAAACCGCACTTCGGCGAGGAGCGGACCGCGCGCCCGACGTCTTTATCACGTCCGGAAAGGCCTGTTGAGGCGGAGATGCAGGAAGAGGAAGAACAGCAGGTAGCGGCCGGCGGCGACCGCGGCACGCGGGTTCACACCAGCAGCACCCATAAGATGTGGACGCAGCGGCGCCCCGGATTGTCGGGCGACGTGGACGCCTACGACATGGAGCCGGCGATCCTGCGCAATCGTCGTCGTCCGGACTAA
- the ftsA gene encoding cell division protein FtsA, translating to MRRKGATQIVGLDIGSSKVCVVIAEHKIGGLEIVGLGTHPCTGVQKGVVVSIDATVDAIMRATEEAEKMARVHIDSANIGLANGFIKGITSQGMLPLREKMVSGEDMERVVDAASSVAIPKDSEILHVLPQEYILDGLRGIKDPIGMQGMRLEVNCYIVITQSASVANLVECCHRSGLEITDVILEPLAAAEAVLTSEERELGTLLIDFGGGTTDVIGFSGGAVVYAGVLPLGGMHVTNDVSRMLNLTMEKAEWLKKRHGHLCIGEVMPGEEVEIDGGEDAGYQFVEQRELCEIVEARVLEVLQIAYEEMHRNDLHNVFGRIVLTGGSASMRGIVELAESVFTGKRVRVGKPQHIGGLIDVVSSPMYSTAVGLVLLGAQDLALSKFSRTELSVVSRAGRWLKDKVGKLIT from the coding sequence ATGAGACGTAAGGGCGCAACCCAGATCGTCGGACTCGACATCGGCTCGTCGAAAGTCTGCGTCGTGATTGCCGAACACAAAATCGGCGGATTGGAAATCGTCGGGTTGGGCACTCATCCGTGCACCGGCGTGCAGAAGGGCGTGGTGGTCAGTATCGACGCCACCGTCGACGCGATCATGCGGGCCACCGAGGAAGCCGAAAAGATGGCGCGGGTGCACATCGACTCGGCGAATATCGGGCTTGCGAACGGTTTCATCAAGGGGATTACCAGCCAAGGCATGTTGCCGCTCAGGGAAAAGATGGTGTCGGGCGAGGATATGGAGCGGGTGGTCGATGCCGCAAGTTCGGTGGCGATTCCCAAAGATTCGGAGATCCTGCACGTGCTGCCGCAGGAATACATCCTCGACGGCCTGCGCGGCATCAAAGATCCGATCGGCATGCAAGGCATGCGTCTGGAAGTGAACTGCTACATCGTCATCACGCAGAGTGCGAGCGTCGCCAACCTCGTGGAGTGTTGCCACCGTAGCGGGTTGGAAATCACCGACGTCATTCTGGAACCGCTGGCGGCGGCCGAGGCGGTGCTCACTTCCGAAGAGCGCGAGTTGGGGACGCTGCTTATCGACTTCGGCGGCGGTACGACGGACGTCATCGGTTTCTCGGGCGGCGCGGTTGTCTATGCGGGCGTGCTGCCCCTGGGCGGCATGCACGTAACCAACGACGTCAGCCGCATGCTCAACCTCACGATGGAAAAGGCGGAGTGGCTGAAAAAGCGCCACGGCCATCTGTGCATCGGCGAGGTGATGCCCGGCGAGGAAGTCGAAATCGATGGCGGTGAGGATGCGGGCTATCAATTCGTCGAGCAGCGGGAGCTGTGCGAAATCGTCGAAGCGCGCGTGCTGGAAGTACTGCAAATCGCTTACGAGGAAATGCACCGCAATGACCTGCATAACGTGTTCGGGCGGATTGTTCTGACGGGCGGTTCGGCGAGCATGCGCGGCATTGTGGAGCTGGCGGAATCGGTGTTCACGGGCAAACGCGTGCGCGTGGGCAAACCGCAACATATCGGCGGGCTGATCGATGTGGTGTCCAGCCCGATGTATTCAACCGCCGTGGGTCTGGTGTTGCTCGGCGCCCAGGACCTGGCGTTATCGAAGTTCAGTCGAACCGAGCTGTCGGTCGTCTCTCGGGCCGGGCGGTGGTTGAAAGACAAAGTTGGGAAATTAATTACATGA